The Bacillota bacterium genome includes a region encoding these proteins:
- a CDS encoding SpoIIIAH-like family protein: MSGKTATIRVLGRRELKRFLTLLVVLALLALGAVYLRSQGHGPRLGATHVPGSTPPVPAGAESKEVMAPFQPGSSLAEARMERERVRSQQLELLERMIASRDTAPEIRARAQEQMLAIISAMGKEAEIEGILRSKGYRDALAYVRDGSVTVVVPDALQGPDATRIADAVCRVTGCRPEQVAIVAPVAGR, encoded by the coding sequence GTGTCCGGCAAGACGGCGACCATAAGAGTGCTTGGCAGACGGGAACTGAAGAGGTTCCTGACCCTGCTCGTGGTCCTGGCCCTGCTGGCGCTGGGAGCGGTCTACCTGCGCAGCCAGGGCCACGGGCCCCGCCTGGGAGCTACTCACGTACCCGGCAGCACCCCTCCTGTCCCTGCCGGAGCAGAGAGCAAGGAGGTTATGGCACCCTTTCAGCCCGGTTCTTCACTGGCGGAAGCGCGCATGGAACGGGAGCGGGTACGCAGTCAGCAGCTCGAGCTTCTGGAGCGGATGATCGCTTCCCGCGACACGGCCCCGGAGATCAGGGCCAGGGCGCAGGAACAGATGCTGGCCATCATCAGTGCCATGGGAAAGGAAGCTGAGATCGAAGGTATTCTCAGGTCGAAGGGATACCGGGATGCCCTTGCCTACGTGCGGGACGGGTCGGTGACGGTGGTGGTACCGGATGCGCTGCAGGGACCCGATGCCACCCGCATCGCCGATGCCGTGTGCCGGGTCACCGGGTGCCGGCCCGAGCAGGTGGCCATCGTGGCGCCGGTGGCCGGGCGATAG
- the accC gene encoding acetyl-CoA carboxylase biotin carboxylase subunit, which yields MRRVLIANRGEIAVRIIRACRELNLETVAVYSEADAASLHVRLADEAVAIGPPPALRSYLNIPRLIQVAIDTGCDAVHPGYGFLSENPAFAQVCEAMGITFVGPSSATLRTLGDKIAARELAVRAGVPVVPGSSRPLASLEEACHLARELGYPVLLKALAGGGGRGIRLVRDTESLRRRWELAAEEARNAFGSPELYLEKYLEHPRHIEIQVLADAYGNLVHLGERDCSLQRRRQKVLEECPSPALDEGMRRTLARAALKIMRAARYRGAGTVEFLVAGNAYYFLEVNARIQVEHPVTEVVWGVDLVQEQLRVAAGERLRFSQTDLRPRGWALEMRICAEDPDQDFLPCPGSITAYRPPGGPGVRVDDGVYAGWTIPPHYDSLLAKLTVWGRDRQEAVTRARRALQEYVIEGVRTTIPLHLRLLDDPIFRRGETSTVYLDRGADP from the coding sequence GTGCGCAGAGTCCTCATTGCCAACCGGGGAGAGATCGCGGTTCGCATCATCCGCGCCTGCCGCGAACTCAACCTGGAAACGGTGGCCGTATATTCGGAGGCAGACGCCGCATCGCTGCACGTGAGGTTGGCCGACGAGGCGGTGGCCATTGGGCCGCCGCCGGCCCTGCGTTCCTACCTGAACATACCCCGCTTGATCCAGGTGGCCATTGACACCGGGTGTGACGCCGTCCACCCGGGCTACGGGTTCCTCTCGGAAAACCCCGCTTTCGCTCAGGTGTGTGAGGCCATGGGGATCACCTTCGTGGGGCCTTCTTCCGCGACCCTGCGCACACTGGGGGATAAGATCGCCGCCCGGGAACTGGCCGTGCGGGCGGGGGTTCCCGTGGTGCCCGGTAGTAGCCGACCTCTGGCGTCCCTGGAGGAAGCCTGCCACCTTGCCCGTGAGCTGGGTTACCCCGTCCTGCTCAAGGCCCTGGCAGGTGGCGGAGGGCGGGGCATCCGCCTGGTGCGCGACACGGAAAGCTTGCGCCGGCGCTGGGAACTGGCGGCCGAAGAGGCCAGGAACGCATTCGGTTCACCGGAACTGTACCTGGAGAAGTACCTGGAGCACCCGCGCCACATCGAGATCCAGGTGCTGGCCGACGCTTACGGGAACCTGGTCCACCTGGGGGAACGGGACTGCTCGCTGCAGCGGCGGCGGCAGAAAGTACTGGAAGAATGTCCCTCGCCTGCGCTGGACGAGGGTATGCGCCGCACCCTGGCGCGGGCGGCCCTGAAGATCATGCGCGCCGCCCGTTACCGCGGTGCGGGGACGGTGGAATTCCTGGTGGCCGGCAATGCCTATTACTTCCTGGAGGTGAATGCCCGCATCCAGGTGGAGCATCCGGTGACGGAAGTGGTGTGGGGAGTGGACCTCGTGCAGGAGCAGCTCAGGGTGGCCGCAGGAGAGCGACTGCGCTTTTCTCAGACCGACCTGAGACCGCGGGGGTGGGCGCTGGAGATGCGCATCTGCGCCGAAGATCCCGACCAGGACTTTCTCCCTTGCCCGGGGTCGATCACTGCCTACCGGCCTCCCGGAGGACCGGGGGTGCGGGTGGACGATGGTGTATACGCGGGGTGGACCATCCCGCCCCACTACGATTCCCTGCTGGCCAAGCTCACCGTGTGGGGCCGGGACCGGCAGGAGGCTGTGACCCGGGCTCGACGCGCCCTGCAAGAGTATGTGATAGAGGGGGTGCGGACCACCATTCCCCTGCACCTCAGGTTGCTGGATGATCCCATTTTCCGCCGGGGCGAAACAAGCACGGTTTACCTCGACCGGGGTGCCGATCCCTGA
- a CDS encoding Asp23/Gls24 family envelope stress response protein, producing the protein MAEVRRPEATVKISDEVVATLAAVAATSVEGVAGLSAGLVGDLSSALGRRGGPQGVKVEVGEREAALDLYLVVKYGVRIPEVAHRVQQVVKKSIEEMTGLKVVEVNIHVQGVVFPPVRKGERGGPA; encoded by the coding sequence GTGGCCGAGGTGCGCAGGCCCGAAGCCACCGTCAAGATCTCGGACGAGGTAGTTGCAACCCTGGCTGCCGTTGCCGCCACCAGCGTGGAAGGGGTAGCCGGGCTCTCTGCCGGCCTGGTGGGCGACCTCAGTTCCGCCCTGGGACGGAGGGGTGGTCCCCAGGGTGTGAAGGTAGAGGTGGGTGAGCGGGAGGCAGCCCTGGACCTGTACCTGGTGGTGAAGTACGGGGTGCGCATACCGGAAGTGGCGCACCGCGTGCAGCAGGTGGTTAAGAAGTCGATTGAAGAGATGACCGGCCTCAAGGTGGTGGAGGTAAACATCCACGTCCAGGGAGTGGTATTTCCGCCGGTGCGGAAAGGGGAGCGGGGGGGTCCGGCATGA
- the amaP gene encoding alkaline shock response membrane anchor protein AmaP, whose amino-acid sequence MSLADRVFLTFYSLCLAVVSLVVVAVASGWQGPVTSLQASLADPQWRWVLGALGVIFFAFSVRFLTLGVRSQRGSRSVVHETAMGDVSVSLVAIDNLVRRVARQCAGVRDVRGWVRYGAAGLSVHLRLTVSPDVSIPKVSDEVQKTVAQYVRDVVGVGVAEVQVMVENISTEPRRRVE is encoded by the coding sequence ATGAGTCTGGCCGACAGGGTGTTCTTGACTTTTTATAGTCTGTGCCTGGCGGTGGTCTCGCTGGTGGTGGTGGCGGTAGCCTCGGGCTGGCAGGGACCCGTTACCAGCCTGCAGGCCAGTCTGGCCGATCCCCAGTGGCGCTGGGTGCTGGGAGCACTGGGGGTGATATTCTTCGCCTTTTCGGTGCGTTTTCTCACCCTGGGGGTACGCAGCCAGCGGGGGTCAAGGAGCGTGGTGCACGAGACGGCCATGGGGGACGTGAGTGTCTCCCTGGTGGCAATCGACAACCTGGTGCGGCGGGTGGCCCGGCAATGCGCGGGAGTGCGCGACGTGCGGGGGTGGGTACGCTACGGAGCGGCCGGGCTCTCCGTGCACCTCCGCCTGACCGTAAGCCCGGACGTGAGCATTCCCAAAGTATCGGATGAGGTCCAGAAGACGGTGGCCCAGTATGTGCGGGACGTGGTGGGCGTGGGGGTCGCGGAGGTCCAGGTGATGGTGGAGAACATCAGCACCGAGCCGCGGCGTCGCGTAGAATGA
- a CDS encoding DUF2273 domain-containing protein codes for MAGVAPEWLRQAWQIIRPHKGRLIGAGCGLAFALFVHHYGFLWAVFIAICTAAGYFVGKRIDEDKERWLEILERYLPPGRT; via the coding sequence GTGGCGGGTGTGGCTCCCGAGTGGCTCCGGCAAGCGTGGCAAATAATCCGGCCCCACAAGGGAAGGTTGATCGGGGCTGGGTGCGGCCTGGCCTTTGCCCTTTTTGTCCACCACTACGGGTTTCTGTGGGCGGTATTCATCGCCATCTGCACGGCGGCGGGGTACTTCGTGGGGAAACGCATCGATGAAGACAAGGAGCGCTGGCTGGAGATCCTGGAAAGGTACCTGCCGCCGGGAAGGACGTGA
- the nusB gene encoding transcription antitermination factor NusB, producing the protein MARRKAREVALKVLFQMDLGRHTLEGAWPLAVEGEALPEGSAAFARELAAGAASHLEEIDRLLSECSEGWKVSRMAGVDRNILRLAVYELLYRHDIPASATINEAVELAKVYGTEESPRFVNGVLGELARRLGRVANPAG; encoded by the coding sequence ATGGCAAGGCGCAAAGCGCGCGAGGTTGCGCTCAAGGTACTTTTCCAGATGGACCTGGGAAGGCATACTCTGGAAGGGGCCTGGCCGCTGGCGGTGGAGGGGGAAGCCCTGCCGGAGGGGTCGGCGGCATTTGCCCGTGAACTGGCGGCGGGGGCAGCTTCCCACCTGGAGGAAATCGACCGCCTGCTGTCGGAATGTTCCGAGGGCTGGAAAGTGAGTCGCATGGCCGGTGTAGATCGCAATATCCTCAGGCTGGCCGTTTACGAGTTGCTTTACCGGCACGACATCCCCGCCAGCGCCACCATCAACGAGGCGGTAGAGCTGGCCAAGGTTTACGGGACGGAGGAATCGCCGCGGTTCGTCAACGGTGTACTGGGGGAACTCGCCCGGCGTCTGGGGCGGGTGGCTAACCCGGCGGGATGA
- a CDS encoding O-sialoglycoprotein endopeptidase: protein MSGRAILALDTSCYTTSCALVGAAGEAIVDLRLPLPVPPGQRGLRQAEAVFAHLIRLPGLVGQAMDVARTRGWEVVGVAASTRPRPPRDSYLPVFRVGEGFGRALAASLGVPFGDASHQEGHLAAGWHAGLPDTLLAVHVSGGTTELLRLQGGCPWEVVSLGTSLDLHAGQFLDRVGVALGLPFPAGPALDRLAGGQAEDAVTAGAPPGADPRDADGETGAQQVAIPVTVRGYRPSFAGPEAAAMRLIERGTAPPLVARAALLCVARALEKMVLAAIQAGEPRVVLVVGGVAASSLVRERLRHRLAHPAVGMELHFPPPELCTDNAVGVGRWAWQRAQAPVHGDDLKGLGGASVE from the coding sequence ATGAGCGGACGCGCCATTTTAGCGCTGGATACGTCGTGTTACACCACCTCGTGTGCCCTGGTGGGTGCCGCCGGAGAGGCCATCGTTGATTTGCGGCTGCCCCTGCCAGTGCCGCCGGGGCAGCGCGGGCTGCGCCAGGCAGAGGCCGTATTTGCCCACCTGATCCGCCTGCCCGGGCTGGTGGGGCAGGCTATGGACGTGGCCCGCACCCGGGGTTGGGAGGTGGTCGGGGTGGCCGCCAGTACCCGCCCCCGTCCGCCCCGGGATTCATACCTCCCCGTGTTCCGGGTGGGAGAAGGATTCGGGCGTGCCCTGGCTGCTTCCCTGGGTGTTCCCTTTGGCGATGCTTCCCACCAGGAAGGACACCTGGCGGCGGGGTGGCACGCAGGTCTGCCGGACACCTTGCTGGCCGTGCACGTGTCGGGGGGGACGACGGAGCTCCTCCGTTTGCAGGGCGGTTGTCCCTGGGAAGTGGTGTCGCTGGGGACAAGCCTCGACCTGCACGCTGGTCAGTTCCTGGACCGGGTAGGTGTGGCCCTGGGGCTCCCCTTCCCGGCCGGGCCTGCCCTCGATCGTTTGGCTGGGGGGCAGGCGGAGGATGCGGTGACCGCGGGAGCGCCCCCCGGCGCCGACCCCCGTGACGCGGATGGGGAAACCGGGGCACAGCAGGTGGCCATCCCCGTGACGGTCCGCGGTTACCGTCCCAGTTTCGCGGGACCCGAGGCGGCAGCCATGCGGCTGATCGAGCGGGGTACGGCACCACCGCTGGTGGCGCGGGCTGCCCTGCTCTGTGTGGCGCGGGCACTGGAAAAAATGGTGCTGGCGGCTATTCAGGCGGGGGAACCGCGGGTGGTGCTGGTGGTGGGCGGGGTAGCTGCCTCCTCCCTGGTGCGGGAGAGGCTGCGGCACCGCCTCGCTCATCCCGCCGTGGGGATGGAACTCCACTTCCCCCCGCCTGAGCTGTGCACCGATAACGCAGTGGGAGTGGGTCGCTGGGCGTGGCAACGGGCCCAAGCCCCTGTCCACGGAGATGATTTGAAAGGACTTGGCGGTGCAAGCGTCGAATAG
- a CDS encoding sulfide/dihydroorotate dehydrogenase-like FAD/NAD-binding protein, producing the protein MFRIRKKRVLTPVTVLFEVEAPLVCRHAQPGQFVIVRLGEKSERIPLTIMDATPDGVLSIVIQAVGKSTRELIALNEGDHLADVVGPLGQPCPLRDSGTVAVVGGGFGVAPIIPIARALHDRGVNVIAINGARTADLLILEEELRAVSDRYLVSTNDGSRGIKGMVTDVLQMLISQGERLDEVIAIGPMVMMRAVAEVTRPHGIRTLVSLDPIMVDGTGMCGVCRVSVGGQTRFACVDGPIFDAHQVDFDLAVRRGHMYDAEQKRALEHYEKCRCQCGGEA; encoded by the coding sequence GTGTTTCGGATTCGGAAAAAGCGAGTGCTGACACCGGTTACTGTATTGTTCGAGGTTGAGGCACCCCTGGTCTGCCGGCACGCTCAGCCGGGGCAGTTCGTCATCGTCAGGCTGGGGGAGAAGTCGGAACGCATCCCGCTCACCATCATGGATGCCACCCCGGATGGGGTGCTGAGCATCGTCATCCAGGCGGTGGGCAAGAGCACCCGGGAACTGATCGCCCTCAACGAGGGAGACCACCTGGCGGACGTGGTGGGACCCCTGGGGCAGCCCTGCCCCCTGCGGGACAGCGGCACGGTAGCGGTGGTGGGAGGGGGATTCGGCGTAGCCCCCATCATCCCCATTGCCCGGGCCCTGCATGACCGTGGCGTAAACGTGATCGCCATCAACGGTGCCCGCACCGCCGATCTCCTCATCCTGGAAGAAGAGCTCAGGGCCGTGAGCGACCGCTACCTGGTGTCCACCAACGACGGGTCGCGGGGGATAAAGGGAATGGTCACCGACGTGCTCCAGATGCTCATCTCCCAGGGAGAGCGTCTGGACGAGGTGATCGCCATAGGTCCCATGGTGATGATGCGGGCGGTAGCGGAGGTGACAAGGCCACACGGCATCCGCACCCTGGTGAGCCTGGATCCCATCATGGTGGACGGGACGGGAATGTGCGGAGTGTGCCGGGTGAGCGTGGGTGGCCAAACCCGCTTCGCCTGCGTCGACGGCCCCATCTTCGATGCCCACCAGGTGGATTTCGACCTGGCGGTGAGGCGCGGACACATGTACGACGCCGAGCAGAAACGGGCGCTCGAGCACTACGAGAAATGCCGTTGCCAGTGTGGAGGTGAGGCTTGA
- the gltA gene encoding NADPH-dependent glutamate synthase codes for MPLRKTKVPMPEQDPQERIRNFREVALGLTAELAREEAERCLQCKNPACEQGCPVNVRIKEFIGKLREGDLEGAYRTIWSTNILPSICGRVCPQEEQCEKYCLMGKKNEPVAIGRLERYLGDWAREQGLRLAEKARPNGKRVAVVGSGPAGLTCASDLAQKGYEVTIFEALHVPGGVLMYGIPEFRLPKTVVQAEIDGLRDLGVEIKTDVVVGKTLTVDDLFADGYQAVFLGTGAGLPNFLDIPGENLCGVYSANEFLTRINLMKGYLFPEYDTPVKCGRRVAVIGAGNVAMDAARCALRLGPDKVYIVYRRTWEEMPARREEIHHAKEEGIEFHLLTAPVEIRGDENGWVKGMVCQRMELGEPDASGRRRPVPIPGSEYVLDVDTVIVAIGTTPNPLVSRSTPGLNTTRWGGLIIDEETGMTSRPGVFAGGDSVTGAATVILAMGAGRRAAAGIDRYLSEGGKEG; via the coding sequence ATGCCGCTCCGGAAGACCAAAGTACCGATGCCCGAGCAAGATCCCCAGGAGCGCATCCGCAACTTCCGGGAGGTGGCGCTGGGCCTTACGGCGGAACTGGCAAGAGAGGAGGCGGAACGCTGCCTGCAGTGCAAGAATCCCGCCTGTGAGCAGGGGTGCCCGGTTAACGTACGTATCAAGGAGTTCATCGGCAAGCTCCGCGAGGGAGACCTGGAGGGAGCATACCGCACCATCTGGTCCACCAACATCCTGCCGTCCATCTGCGGACGGGTATGTCCCCAGGAGGAACAGTGCGAGAAGTACTGCCTCATGGGCAAGAAGAATGAGCCGGTGGCCATCGGCCGGCTGGAACGGTATCTGGGGGACTGGGCGCGCGAGCAGGGCCTGCGCCTGGCCGAGAAGGCCCGTCCCAACGGCAAGAGGGTGGCTGTGGTGGGATCGGGCCCGGCCGGACTCACCTGTGCCAGTGACCTGGCCCAGAAGGGATATGAGGTGACGATCTTCGAGGCCCTGCACGTACCCGGCGGGGTGCTCATGTACGGCATCCCGGAGTTCCGGTTGCCCAAGACTGTGGTGCAGGCGGAAATCGACGGCCTGCGCGACCTGGGGGTCGAGATAAAGACGGACGTGGTGGTGGGGAAAACCCTGACCGTGGACGACCTGTTCGCCGACGGTTACCAGGCGGTCTTCCTGGGCACGGGGGCAGGGCTGCCCAACTTCCTGGACATCCCGGGCGAGAACCTGTGCGGGGTCTACTCCGCCAACGAGTTCCTCACCCGCATCAACCTCATGAAGGGGTACCTCTTCCCCGAATACGATACCCCGGTGAAATGTGGGCGGCGGGTAGCAGTGATCGGGGCGGGGAACGTGGCCATGGACGCCGCCCGCTGCGCCCTGCGCCTGGGGCCGGACAAGGTCTATATTGTATACCGGCGTACGTGGGAGGAGATGCCAGCGCGGCGGGAGGAAATCCACCACGCCAAAGAGGAGGGCATCGAGTTTCACCTCCTTACTGCTCCGGTGGAGATCCGGGGCGACGAGAACGGCTGGGTGAAGGGCATGGTGTGCCAGCGCATGGAACTGGGAGAGCCGGACGCCTCCGGACGCAGGCGGCCGGTGCCCATCCCGGGCAGCGAGTACGTCCTGGACGTGGACACGGTGATCGTGGCTATCGGCACCACCCCGAACCCGCTGGTGTCCCGCTCCACCCCGGGCCTTAACACGACGCGCTGGGGAGGGCTGATAATAGACGAGGAGACGGGTATGACCAGCCGGCCGGGTGTTTTCGCAGGGGGTGACAGCGTGACCGGGGCAGCTACGGTAATCCTGGCCATGGGCGCCGGGCGCCGGGCTGCTGCCGGCATCGACCGCTATCTTTCCGAAGGGGGGAAAGAAGGTTGA
- the folD gene encoding bifunctional methylenetetrahydrofolate dehydrogenase/methenyltetrahydrofolate cyclohydrolase FolD has protein sequence MSARIIDGKAIAEEVRQEVREEVARLKERGILPGLAVILVGDDPASKTYVRNKERASRDAGIHSEVYRLPADTPEHEVLRLIGELNARPEISGILLQHPVPGHIDERRCFDAISPEKDVDGFHPVNQGRLLIGEKCFVPCTPRGILHLLDRTGVDLKGKRAVVVGRSNIVGKPVALLLLSRHATVTICHSRTQDLAAETRAADVLVVAIGKARAIRGDMVKPGAVVIDVGVNPEDGKLVGDVDFESAVEVASAITPVPGGVGPMTIAMLLKNTLEAARRQAGLE, from the coding sequence TTGAGCGCGCGCATCATAGATGGCAAGGCCATCGCGGAGGAGGTGCGCCAGGAAGTCCGGGAAGAGGTCGCCCGCCTGAAGGAGCGAGGAATCTTGCCCGGCCTGGCCGTGATCCTGGTGGGTGACGACCCCGCTTCCAAGACCTATGTGCGCAACAAGGAGCGGGCCTCCAGGGACGCCGGCATCCATTCCGAGGTATACCGTCTGCCCGCAGACACCCCCGAGCACGAGGTTCTGCGCCTGATCGGTGAACTGAACGCCCGCCCGGAGATCTCCGGCATCCTGCTCCAGCACCCGGTGCCGGGGCACATCGATGAGCGGCGCTGCTTTGACGCTATCAGCCCGGAAAAGGACGTGGACGGCTTTCACCCCGTAAACCAGGGCAGGTTACTCATCGGCGAGAAGTGTTTCGTCCCCTGCACCCCCCGGGGCATCCTGCACCTTCTGGATCGTACGGGAGTGGACCTGAAGGGAAAGCGGGCCGTGGTGGTGGGGCGTTCCAACATCGTGGGTAAGCCCGTGGCTCTGCTCCTTCTTTCCCGGCACGCCACTGTGACCATCTGCCACTCCCGCACTCAGGACCTGGCTGCCGAGACCCGGGCGGCCGACGTACTGGTGGTGGCCATCGGTAAGGCCCGCGCCATCCGGGGCGACATGGTCAAGCCGGGGGCAGTGGTCATCGACGTGGGCGTGAATCCCGAGGACGGCAAGCTGGTAGGTGACGTGGACTTCGAGTCGGCGGTGGAGGTGGCATCCGCCATCACCCCGGTGCCGGGGGGAGTGGGCCCCATGACCATCGCCATGTTACTGAAGAACACTCTGGAGGCGGCCAGGAGGCAGGCCGGCCTGGAGTAG
- the xseA gene encoding exodeoxyribonuclease VII large subunit produces the protein MAWKLTTGQPGQKVWRVSEITRHIKQVLESEAPLRDTWVRGEMANFKRHSRGHLYFSLRDGEARLACVMFSSRAMDLAFAPANGMSLLCRGSIGVFERDGVYQLYVEEMQPDGIGSLWQALEELRRRLEREGLFSVARKRSLPRVPGRVAVITSPTGAVIRDIVRVATRRFPRFNLLLVPVQVQGIDAPGEIAAALDLVNRHRLADVIIVARGGGSMEELWAFNTEEVARAIYRSAIPVVSAVGHESDVTIADLVADVRAATPSHAAEMVVPDRTQQEEILAALRARLQLALRGRVSRLRQRLEELARRPCLARPADTVWQRRQALDILAGRLERAMENHLRAWRLELEGLSGRVAALDPRAVLARGYAICYRLPERLVVGSVDQVAVRDQVAVKLKDGELGCRVETTWGDAR, from the coding sequence ATGGCCTGGAAACTGACAACCGGTCAACCCGGCCAGAAGGTGTGGCGGGTGAGCGAGATCACCCGCCACATCAAACAGGTGCTGGAGAGTGAGGCCCCCCTGCGGGATACCTGGGTGCGGGGGGAGATGGCGAATTTCAAGCGGCACTCTCGAGGCCATCTCTATTTTTCCCTGCGGGATGGTGAAGCCCGCCTGGCCTGTGTCATGTTCTCTTCCCGGGCGATGGACCTGGCATTTGCCCCTGCCAATGGCATGAGCTTGCTCTGCCGGGGGTCGATCGGGGTTTTCGAGAGAGACGGTGTCTATCAGCTTTACGTGGAGGAGATGCAGCCGGACGGAATAGGCTCTCTCTGGCAGGCCCTGGAGGAATTGCGCCGGCGCCTGGAGCGGGAGGGCTTGTTCTCGGTGGCTCGCAAGCGTTCCCTCCCCCGCGTGCCGGGGCGGGTGGCGGTGATCACTTCGCCTACGGGGGCGGTCATCCGGGATATCGTCAGGGTGGCTACCCGCCGCTTCCCCCGGTTCAACCTGCTGCTCGTGCCGGTGCAGGTGCAGGGCATCGACGCACCGGGCGAGATCGCAGCCGCTCTCGATCTGGTGAACCGCCACCGGCTGGCCGACGTCATCATCGTCGCGCGCGGGGGTGGGTCCATGGAAGAACTGTGGGCCTTCAACACCGAAGAGGTGGCCCGGGCCATATACCGCTCGGCCATCCCTGTGGTTTCGGCGGTGGGTCATGAGTCGGACGTCACCATCGCCGACCTGGTGGCCGACGTGCGGGCTGCCACCCCGTCCCATGCCGCGGAGATGGTGGTCCCCGATCGCACTCAGCAGGAAGAGATACTGGCCGCGCTGCGGGCTCGCCTGCAACTGGCCCTCCGGGGCCGGGTTAGCAGGTTAAGACAGCGGCTGGAGGAACTGGCCCGGCGGCCGTGTCTGGCCCGTCCCGCCGACACGGTATGGCAGCGGCGCCAGGCCCTGGACATCCTGGCCGGCCGGCTGGAGCGGGCCATGGAAAACCACCTCAGGGCCTGGCGCCTGGAGCTGGAGGGTCTAAGCGGGCGGGTGGCTGCTCTGGACCCGAGGGCGGTTCTTGCCAGGGGTTACGCCATCTGCTACCGCCTGCCCGAGCGACTGGTGGTGGGGAGCGTGGATCAGGTGGCGGTGCGGGATCAGGTGGCGGTGAAACTTAAGGACGGGGAGCTGGGATGCCGCGTGGAGACGACGTGGGGGGATGCGCGGTGA
- the xseB gene encoding exodeoxyribonuclease VII small subunit: protein MKEPPELTFEEALAQLERIVRALEEGNAGLEESLRLFEEGTRLLSLCHRRLDEAEGRVAKLIRGEDGELGEEPWHEELGSVPADRGVAGPGGGAPGSAPAR from the coding sequence GTGAAGGAGCCTCCCGAACTCACTTTTGAAGAAGCGCTGGCACAGCTGGAAAGGATCGTACGGGCGCTGGAAGAGGGCAACGCGGGTCTGGAGGAATCCCTGCGCCTGTTCGAGGAGGGGACCCGGCTGCTTTCGCTTTGCCACCGCCGGTTGGACGAGGCAGAAGGCCGGGTGGCCAAACTGATACGGGGTGAAGATGGTGAGCTTGGCGAAGAGCCCTGGCATGAGGAATTGGGAAGCGTCCCGGCTGATCGGGGAGTGGCAGGGCCGGGTGGAGGAGCGCCTGGGTCAGCTCCTGCCCGCTGA
- a CDS encoding polyprenyl synthetase family protein, with protein sequence MRNWEASRLIGEWQGRVEERLGQLLPAEDAEPRELHAAMRYAVFPGGKRLRPLLVMAAAHLAGRAYEALDAACAVELVHSYSLVHDDLPCMDDDDMRRGRPSCHRVFGQVVALLAGNALLSLAFRVLTSYPGDLVRGVVRELAEACGSLGLAGGQVGDLLWRATPENYLFVADAKTAALFRACLRMGGLVAGVPEETMAVLDRCGRHLGRAFQIRDDLDDWVSGQDAGGMNAVAVWGEERARRRAVEEAGTLFSILGSLGEGAGVLAHLVTQVIPMPDAPI encoded by the coding sequence ATGAGGAATTGGGAAGCGTCCCGGCTGATCGGGGAGTGGCAGGGCCGGGTGGAGGAGCGCCTGGGTCAGCTCCTGCCCGCTGAGGATGCAGAGCCTCGGGAGCTCCATGCCGCCATGAGGTACGCGGTGTTCCCTGGTGGCAAACGGTTGCGGCCTCTGCTGGTGATGGCGGCTGCTCACCTGGCAGGCCGCGCCTATGAGGCGCTGGATGCAGCCTGCGCGGTGGAACTGGTGCATTCGTATTCCCTGGTCCACGACGACCTGCCCTGCATGGACGACGACGACATGCGCCGGGGGCGGCCTTCCTGCCACCGTGTGTTCGGCCAGGTGGTGGCCCTCCTGGCGGGGAACGCCCTTCTCTCGCTGGCTTTCCGGGTCCTCACCTCCTATCCGGGAGACCTGGTCCGGGGAGTGGTACGGGAACTGGCAGAGGCCTGCGGGTCACTGGGGCTGGCAGGTGGACAGGTGGGCGACCTGTTATGGCGGGCAACCCCGGAGAACTACCTGTTCGTGGCCGATGCCAAAACGGCCGCCCTTTTCCGGGCCTGTCTGCGCATGGGCGGCCTGGTGGCAGGCGTGCCCGAGGAGACCATGGCGGTGCTGGACAGGTGCGGCCGGCACCTGGGTCGCGCGTTCCAGATCAGGGACGACCTGGACGACTGGGTCTCCGGGCAGGACGCCGGCGGCATGAACGCGGTGGCGGTGTGGGGCGAAGAGCGCGCCCGACGGCGTGCCGTGGAGGAAGCGGGCACGCTGTTCAGCATACTGGGGTCGCTGGGGGAAGGGGCGGGCGTACTCGCTCACCTGGTCACGCAGGTGATTCCCATGCCCGACGCGCCCATTTGA